A genomic segment from Corythoichthys intestinalis isolate RoL2023-P3 chromosome 2, ASM3026506v1, whole genome shotgun sequence encodes:
- the abtb1 gene encoding ankyrin repeat and BTB/POZ domain-containing protein 1 isoform X1, whose protein sequence is MDVHELFSSCRKGDVCRVRYLIEERDVDLNVRDKWDSSPLYYACLCGHEELVQYLLASGAKCEANTFDGERCLYGSLNDSIRRLLKEYKCVSVRAMKRDDFNYFLHVLLEQGLHSDITFLVHGQMFTAHRCVLGALSEYFTEMFANKWKNKTLIHLKHPLINPAAFGAILQYLYTGRMDIDVSLVDDCRRLAKQCKMTALIEELQIKCKQVYDFVSNKPGICVKVLSLEPHICQLQEDMAQLADCALPPQLRVGYGVLPFNRVDHLPTYPDVCFRVDGYDFLCHKAFFCGRSDYFKALVEDHFSEGEQLQSQPSTPVITLHNISHQIFIHVMYYIYSDDTQLTRENVFDVLCVADMYLLPGLKRLCGKTLAKNICEDNVLCLWKTAKLFRLSRLEDQCIEFMAKIIERLVQNEEFAEMVKEDAALLEKRHETDSVPLIDDIRFHIATHVQTYSAIEEANQKLDALEELLFSIDIDC, encoded by the exons ATACCTCATTGAAGAGCGAGATGTGGACCTCAATGTAAGAGATAAATGGGATAGCAGCCCCTT GTATTATGCTTGTCTCTGTGGCCATGAGGAGCTTGTCCAGTACCTGCTGGCAAGTG GTGCCAAATGTGAAGCCAACACATTTGACGGTGAGCGGTGCCTGTACGGGTCACTGAACGACTCAATCCGACGCCTGCTAAAAGAGTACAAATGTGTCAGTGTTCGCGCCATGAAGAGAGACGATTTTAACTATTTCCTGCACGT GTTGCTGGAGCAGGGACTGCATAGTGACATCACCTTCCTTGTTCACGGGCAAATGTTCACGGCTCACCGATGCGTGCTCGGTGCACTGTCAGAGTATTTCACTGAAATGTTCGCAAACAAATGGAAGAACAAAACCTTGATCCACCTCAAACATCCCTTG ATCAACCCTGCAGCTTTTGGAGCCATTCTGCAGTATTTATATACAG GACGTATGGATATTGATGTGAGCCTTGTAGATGACTGCAGACGACTTGCAAAGCAGTGTAAAATGACAGCTCTCATTGAGGAACTGCAGATTAAGTGTAAACAGGTGTATGACTTTG TTTCCAACAAGCCAGGCATTTGCGTGAAGGTTCTCAGTCTGGAGCCACATATCTGCCAACTCCAGGAGGATATGGCCCAGTTGGCAGACTGTGCTCTGCCGCCTCAGCTCAGA GTTGGATATGGGGTACTTCCTTTCAATCGGGTGGACCACTTGCCCACCTATCCCGACGTCTGCTTTCGAGTCGATGGCTATGATTTCTTGTGTCATAAG GCCTTTTTCTGTGGACGGAGTGATTACTTTAAAGCTTTAGTGGAGGACCACTTCAGTGAGGGAGAGCAGCTTCAGTCCCAGCCAAGCACACCTGTAATAACTCTGCACAACATCTCTCATCAGATTTTCATCCACGTCATGTATTACATCTACAGCGATGACACGCAG CTGACACGGGAGAACGTGTTTGACGTCCTATGTGTGGCTGACATGTACCTTCTGCCGGGCCTGAAACGACTGTGCGGGAAGACTCTTGCCAAGAATATATGTGAAGATAACGTTCTGTGCCTGTGGAAGACAGCCAAGCTTTTCCGGCTTTCTCGGCTGGAGGATCAATGCATAGAGTTTATGGCCAAAATAATTGAGCGA ttggtgcagaatgAAGAGTTTGCCGAGATGGTCAAAGAGGATGCCGCTTTGCTGGAGAAGCGTCACGAGACCGACTCGGTCCCTCTGATAGACGACATCCGTTTCCACATTGCCACCCACGTTCAGACGTACAGTGCCATCGAGGAGGCCAATCAGAAGCTAGATGCCTTGGAAGAGCTGCTGTTTAGCATTGATATTGACTGCTGA
- the abtb1 gene encoding ankyrin repeat and BTB/POZ domain-containing protein 1 isoform X2, whose translation MDVHELFSSCRKGDVCRVRYLIEERDVDLNVRDKWDSSPLYYACLCGHEELVQYLLASGAKCEANTFDGERCLYGSLNDSIRRLLKEYKCVSVRAMKRDDFNYFLHVLLEQGLHSDITFLVHGQMFTAHRCVLGALSEYFTEMFANKWKNKTLIHLKHPLINPAAFGAILQYLYTGRMDIDVSLVDDCRRLAKQCKMTALIEELQIKCKQVYDFVSNKPGICVKVLSLEPHICQLQEDMAQLADCALPPQLRVGYGVLPFNRVDHLPTYPDVCFRVDGYDFLCHKAFFCGRSDYFKALVEDHFSEGEQLQSQPSTPVITLHNISHQIFIHVMYYIYSDDTQLVQNEEFAEMVKEDAALLEKRHETDSVPLIDDIRFHIATHVQTYSAIEEANQKLDALEELLFSIDIDC comes from the exons ATACCTCATTGAAGAGCGAGATGTGGACCTCAATGTAAGAGATAAATGGGATAGCAGCCCCTT GTATTATGCTTGTCTCTGTGGCCATGAGGAGCTTGTCCAGTACCTGCTGGCAAGTG GTGCCAAATGTGAAGCCAACACATTTGACGGTGAGCGGTGCCTGTACGGGTCACTGAACGACTCAATCCGACGCCTGCTAAAAGAGTACAAATGTGTCAGTGTTCGCGCCATGAAGAGAGACGATTTTAACTATTTCCTGCACGT GTTGCTGGAGCAGGGACTGCATAGTGACATCACCTTCCTTGTTCACGGGCAAATGTTCACGGCTCACCGATGCGTGCTCGGTGCACTGTCAGAGTATTTCACTGAAATGTTCGCAAACAAATGGAAGAACAAAACCTTGATCCACCTCAAACATCCCTTG ATCAACCCTGCAGCTTTTGGAGCCATTCTGCAGTATTTATATACAG GACGTATGGATATTGATGTGAGCCTTGTAGATGACTGCAGACGACTTGCAAAGCAGTGTAAAATGACAGCTCTCATTGAGGAACTGCAGATTAAGTGTAAACAGGTGTATGACTTTG TTTCCAACAAGCCAGGCATTTGCGTGAAGGTTCTCAGTCTGGAGCCACATATCTGCCAACTCCAGGAGGATATGGCCCAGTTGGCAGACTGTGCTCTGCCGCCTCAGCTCAGA GTTGGATATGGGGTACTTCCTTTCAATCGGGTGGACCACTTGCCCACCTATCCCGACGTCTGCTTTCGAGTCGATGGCTATGATTTCTTGTGTCATAAG GCCTTTTTCTGTGGACGGAGTGATTACTTTAAAGCTTTAGTGGAGGACCACTTCAGTGAGGGAGAGCAGCTTCAGTCCCAGCCAAGCACACCTGTAATAACTCTGCACAACATCTCTCATCAGATTTTCATCCACGTCATGTATTACATCTACAGCGATGACACGCAG ttggtgcagaatgAAGAGTTTGCCGAGATGGTCAAAGAGGATGCCGCTTTGCTGGAGAAGCGTCACGAGACCGACTCGGTCCCTCTGATAGACGACATCCGTTTCCACATTGCCACCCACGTTCAGACGTACAGTGCCATCGAGGAGGCCAATCAGAAGCTAGATGCCTTGGAAGAGCTGCTGTTTAGCATTGATATTGACTGCTGA